The Triticum urartu cultivar G1812 chromosome 6, Tu2.1, whole genome shotgun sequence genome includes the window AGTTGACTGCTGCTCTATCTAGTTTTTCTGTTAGTGTTCCCTTCTACATTACCATTTTTAAGTTACACTATTCAGAGCTTGTAGTTTACCTTAAGCTTCAGACTTGTGTTTGCCCTGTGACAAACATGTGTTTCTTTTTCAGTTTTACTGTTCTTTCAGTTCAAATGTATGCACAGTTCCAGTCGGGCTCTTTTTACAGAGTTCATTTGCATCTCTTACACTTCCCAGTAGTTCTATTGTTGCTTCTGTTGGAAACCACCGTACTAACACTCGTTCTCCAAATTTGCAGGAGCCATGGCTAAAGATTACCCAGCATCTCCTAAAGCCCAGCATCTGCAAGAATCCAAGAAGCAGCGTCTCACCTACGTACTTGTGGTGAGCGCTCTCTGCGTTGCCTTCTACGTGCTCGGGGCATGGCAGAACAGCACCATGCCGAATCCTGTGGCTGATTCGGCAATCAGCCGAGTTGACTGTGATACCGTGGCGCAGAGAGACGGCTCGGTGCCGTCTTTTGCGCCTGCATCTGAGAATGTGCTCGATTTTGATGCGCACCACCAGCTGAACGTCAGTGACACAGAGTCTGCGGTGCAGCAGTTCCCTGCCTGCCCGCTCAATCAGAGTGAGTACACGCCATGCGAGGACCGGAAACGTGGCCGTCTGTTTGACCGGGACATGCTGATATACCGTGAGAGGCACTGCCCGGGCAAGGACGGGCAGATCCGATGCCTCATTCCAGCGCCACCAAAGTACAAGAACCCCTTCAGGTGGCCGGAGAGCAGGGACGTCGCTTGGTTTGACAACATCCCTCACAAGGAGCTCAGCATTGAGAAGGCCGTGCAGAACTGGATCCGAGTGGAGGGGAACAAGTTCCGGTTCCCCGGTGGTGGCACTATGTTTCCCCATGGCGCTGACGCGTACATTGATGAAATCAGTAAGCTCATCTCGTTGTCGGATGGGAGGATCAGGACGGCGATCGACACGGGCTGCGGGGTATGACAAGGATCTTGTTGGAGAAAATCTTCTGACTTCAGGTTTATGTATGTTGTTACGATGCTGATGCTTTTGTATTATTGATGAAGGTTGCTAGCTTTGGGGCTTACTTGCTGAAGAGGAACATCATTACCGTGTCGTTTGCGCCGAGGGACACACACGAAGCTCAGGTGCAATTTGCACTGGAAcgtggtgtgcctgccatcctcgGGGTGATGGGATCAATACGGTTGCCTTATCCATCTAGGGCATTTGATCTGGCTCATTGTTCACGTTGTCTGATTCCTTGGGAAGGACATGGTGAGCACTTCATACATCTGAAATTTTCTCTAATATGTAGATCCTTAGCTTTTTCAAGCTGTTCTTGAGTAAGAGTGAACTGCCTGATTGACTGATGTTGTAAATAAATAAATCTTCAGATGGACTGTACCTTGCCGAGATCGATAGAATTCTAAGGCCAGGGGGCTACTGGATTCACTCGGGCCCTCCGATCAACTGGAAGACGCACCACAATGGGTGGAAGAGGGCCGAGGAAGACCTCAAGCGGGAGCAAGACAAGATTGAGGATGTCGCGAGGAGCCTTTGCTGGAATAAGGTGGCCGAGAAGGAGGATCTCTCCATCTGGCAGAAGCCCAAGAACCACCTTCAGTGTGCCGACATAAAAAAGAAGCATAAGATGCCCCATATCTGCAAGAGTGACAACCCTGATGCTGCCTGGTATTAAATTGCTTCTCGAATTGTTATCATACTGTTGGTAGTTATCTGTCTGTCTTGCTCTGAATTTTTTTTTATCATACTGTTTTGTATAGGTACAAGAAGATGGAATCCTGTCTTACTCCATTGCCTGAAGTAAGCAACCAGGGATCAATCGCCGGCGGAGAGGTTGCGAGATGGCCAAAGAGGGCATTCACGGTGCCCCCAAGGGTTAAGAGGGGCACGATTCCGGGGATAGATGAAAAGAAGTTTGAGGATGACATGAAGCTGTGGGAGAAGAGGTTGGCGTACTACAAACGCACCACGCCCATAGCACAGGGGCGGTACAGGAATGTGATGGACATGAATGCGAACTTGGGCGGTTTTGCCGCTTCCCTGGTTAAGTACCCTGTGTGGGTGATGAACGTCGTTCCAGTTAATTCGGATAAAGACACCCTTGGAGCAATTTACGAGCGAGGGTTCATCGGCACTTACCAGGACTGGTGTGAAGCCTTCTCGACGTATCCGAGGACCTACGACCTTTTGCACGCCGACAATTTGTTCAGCATCTACCAGGACAGGTAAGGAAACATGCATGTTTCAGTATCTATTTTAGTTAGTGATCCTTAATCAGTTCTACTTACGTTTACTCTATTGTTCCATCACGGTGTGTTTTAGTTGGTGATCCTAGATCGGTCTAACTTACGCCATACGATTGCATCAGCTTATCAAATTGTGTTTTAGTTCTGCTGTGTAGTTTGTTACTGATTCTGATAAGATATTTTAGTGGTTGCTCCGCATCATTTTCCAACCCGTAATAGAGGGGAACCAAAAATAGTTATTGCCACAGAGATAATCAGAACCATGTTCACCCCATATTAAGTGGTAGACTTGAAAAGGAAATGATAAGACTTCTATGCAGATCGGTTCGGTTGAGTATTATCACTTAAAATTCGACTGATGCTTACTCCTGCTGACACTTGTCATTGTTAGACCATTACTTTACTCATGGCTATGGTGTCACAGTATAGTTTGCTGTTTATACTGTCTGTAAGTATGTAACATAAGATCATGGTTTAAACGCAAGAACTTGTATGCAGACCTGGGAGCACGTTGTGATAATATTCAACTGATGCTCACTCCTGCTGACACATTTGATCCTGCTGAACTCTGCAGGTGCGACATAACGGACATCCTCCTGGAGATGGACAGGATACTGAGGCCCGAGGGCACGGCGATCATCCGCGACACGGTCGACGTGCTCACCAAGGTCCAGGCCATAGCCCAGCGGATGCGGTGGGACAGCCGCATCCTGGACCACGAGGACGGGCCCTTCAACCAGGAGAAGGTCCTCGTGGCGGTCAAGACGTACTGGACGGCCGACCCATCGGAGCACAGCTGAGCTGCAGCTCTCTGAGCTCCGAAATGGCTTGTCCGGTAACTAGGTGTGACGCGATGATGGCGTCGGTTTTCGCCATctcggtgtgtgtgtgtgtgtgtgtgtgtgtgtagtaAGCAGTGTGTGACCACGTGCGCAGTCGCTTGTTCCTCTCGCCTTTTTTGTCTAATTCTTTGTAGTTCGGGTCGAAATGGAAACCAAAAGAATACGTCGAGCAGATCATAGGTTCTTTTTAGCTTGTACGACCAGAGATTGTTACTATGTAGTACTAAGATTGACTTACTGGAAAAATAGGCCTTTTACTGAGCGTGCTTGTGTAGTGATATAGTGGCAAAGTTCTGCGTCTTTCGAGTTCATAGATTGTGCCGGTTGCAGAATCAAATTTGCGTGTGTTTCATCTTCAGTACACTCAGGTTTAATTTTTTTCCCCCTTCTTTTTTGACACGGGGTGCGGTATTTCGAGAAACCAGGCATGGTCTTTTCCTTTTTGATCTGAACTAATCATGGTTTGGTCTTGTTTTGAATTCTCAAATCTGGAGTCACAGAAGAGGACGATTGAGCATAACTTGGCCCATAAACAGGTGTTCAATAGTACTCTCGAAAAACAGGTATACATACATCCACATTTGGTTCAATACTTGACGAAACGAAAAGCGAAAAGCAATGATAGGAAGAGAGAAAGGGGGGAGCGAGTTGGGGCGAAAATCGTCACCTGGAGCTCGCCGTGGAAGCGCTAGCTACAGGGCGAAAATTTGCTACCACCTACTTGACATTCTACGCCCCCTGTTTGCAAATGTAAGACAACCTGTTGGTTCAAATTAAATtgcgaaaacgtcttatattttggaacggtgCTAGGAAAGAGCAAGGCCAAGTTCAGCAAGCAACACAAAATCACATGCCCAACAATAACCCAGATAACTTTGGCCATGTTAGAACCAAACAAGTGTTTAGCTGTTTTCTCAGATTATCTCTAGTAAGAATCGAATTACGGCACAACTGCCACATGAAAATCTTTCCATATCTTGTTAGCCCCAGCTATGTCTGTTTCCAACCAGCTATTTACAAATTTCATAGCAAAATCTCGCTTCTTATCAAAGGCTCGGGTGAGGAGTTCAAATTAACATTCTGAGCACCAACAACTATGCCGTCCCATTGATCAAGTAAACCACCTACCAGTCTACGCCGAAAATGAATTCAGAAATTCCCAGAGCAATGGCGCAATCTTGCCCGTAATCTCACTAGGTTACCAAGGAGTGATTAAGTATACATGTGTTGCAGATTTTAAATACAAATATTTAACAAATTAGAACAGACGATGCTTCACACAGCCTGAAAAATGCAATACGGAATTTTACCATGTTCCGCTATATGCAATAGGCAAAGGAATCTGACACGCACCGCCATACACAGCTTGCCCACTGGTCTTTTTTCTTCCAAAGCAACTTAGTTATGCTGAAATGGCTTGAACTTGAATAATCACTCATCCATAACACTCACCGATAACACAATTCCTTTCACTTAAAACGGCCTTAACAATAAGCAAATGTTACAATGCACAACTGATCACGCTTTGGTCCAGGAGAATGACAAGTTTAATACAATCTCAACATCAAGACGATAGCTCATCAGCCATGCCCGGAACTTGTAGTTTCATCAGGTTAGTTCACTTTACAAGCATCACAGAACATAAGTTACGACATGAGACACAGCAATTGAATCATGCCATAGATTCGCTGAACGGGGCTTCTGGGGGGCAAGGACCAAAATTGTGAATTATCAAATGTGCACCAACAAATGCAGGGCCTGGTTGCATCATATGAACTGTCGCTTATACTCTGACTTGGATGGTTGTGGAAAAATGGCAAAAGGTAAATTAACGTGCAGAAAAGGGATGATCGGGAATTTTGAAAAAATAGTAGGTAACAAGAATTCAATTTACCTGTGTCCTACTCTTTTGAATCAATTGCACCAATCCTTGACGGTGGCCAAATCTGAGAACAAAAAACCCTGTCAATACTGACCAGCAAGAAAAAACTGAGTGACAAGACTCCAAGGAGGATGGCCCCCAATACTCATGGAGATGCTGTCGCATTTCACATTTGGTTAATGCATTTTAACAAATTAGTTGCTGGACCTGGAATTAGACCCTAAATCTTAGATTTGCTAATTGCTAACATAAACaagtagtactagtagtaaataaaaGCAAGATAGGCCCCAGCCCAcattgagtgagtaaacactaaACATTGTTCCAACTACCAGCTGATGCAAAATGAATTTTATCGCTTACGAGATTCAAATGAATTTACACATATAATTTGATATCGAGTGTGTGAAAACGATTATCAGCAAGACAATGCAGTAGCTAAATAACATTATTAACTGATAAAACAAAATTTCTCAGTTAAAACCAACACTCATTTAATCTCTGATTTTATCCTGGTAATTTTGACTGTACAACTGTCCAGCTTAGAAAAAGGCCTAATAGACAGAGGCGCCTGGTGTCTAAAAAAATCTAAGCAGACTTCAGTATTCCTGGTAAACTTTACAGTATCAAAGAACGGTTGTGATATTATTAAGGGCAATGCTGTCCCCCGCACGTAACTAGAATGAGAATTTCTTTAGTGCCACTAAATCAACCAAAAGCAGAGCACTCAATCACCCAACTGTGCATTATGTTGGGCCTAGAGCAACAGTAGGTATTTCATAATATTGAGTCAGCACATGTCTGCTGTACATGATAATCATTAGTCAAATTTGGTGAATATTGCAGACCATAGTAATTAAACCTCGAAGTATACAAAGACACTGAAGCACCTGAAACTCTGTTTTGGCCAATAAAATATTATGTTACCATTAATTTCCCTAACATTCACAGCATATAATGAAGATATAACATGACAGCTGCAGTTTAAAATCGGTTACTCAAAAAATTGAAGTTCAAAACCATCACTAGTTACATATTTAGACAGACGCCAAATCGAGTTAAACTGTAGATATAAATCTTACAACAGGGTACAGAAGCACACCAAAGCTTCATCAGGTTTTTTTACTAAGCTAACGAGGAAGCAAAACAGAGAAGTCGGTTACTCGACATACCCGATAGGACATCTTCCCTTTTACGAGACCGTAAGGCACCGGTCCGAACTGCCTCGAGTCATTAGATGAATAGATATTGTCACCCTGCACCCAAATATGACCTTGTGGTACCTAAAATTACACAATTCATCAGGCATCCAAAAATACCATCAGCAACTCGGTGGCACCGTTTCTGATACTGATCAGATACCAGAGTTGCCATAAATCTAGGAAATCTGAAATCAAGAGTCTGTCAAATCTAGAGGACATAAGCCTGGAAATCTGAAATCCAATTCAATCCGGTACTCTCAACTCACCACGACGGTCTTGGTGGCATCGCTGTTGCCGGCGTCGACGGGGTAGGTGACCTCGTCGCCCTCCATCCCGAGCACGCGCTTGGCGACGATCTTGCGCGGGTCCTCCGGCGAGAGGAGGAGCACGACGTCCCCCGGCCCCACCCACCCGCGCCGCGGGCTCACCTTGTCGGTCAGCAGCACGTCCCCCGCCATGTTGAGCGCCGGCAGCATGCTGGGGCCCCGCGGCTGCAACGCCAAGGGTGAGAGCACgtcagagagagagggagggggagggggagggggagggagagggcGCGTACGAAGGCGACGCCGAGGACGTGCTCGCTGACGACGTGGACGGCGCAGAGGCCCTGCGCCGTTAGCAGGCCGACGGAGAAGGCCTCCCCGGCGATCTGGCGCCACGGGATGCCGGCGAAGCGCCGCACGAAGCGggacatggcggcggcggcggcgggagggaGGGGGGCTCGGATTGGgattattttttttccttttgttttgttttcttatTAGGGTATAATCTTCGGATCCCTGGCGTGGGCCGCAAGCTCAGATGGGCCGATGAGACAGAGAACGATATGGACAAGTTGTGCCTCTCCAGGATTGTCTCGAAAAAAAAACGTTCTAGCTCTCTAGGAGAAACAAAAAAGTTCACAACAACTAAATACTATATCTTGTTATTATATACAGATTATAATCCACCAAATATCTTGTTATTTACATATTATTATAGTGTGCAAAGGCGTTGTTTACGGTCTAATAACGGTTTGCGATTTCGTAGCACTGTTCGGCATTGAAATAGTATACATATATGGTTCAGAATTTGAAAAACAATTGTGCTCGGTGGCCCGCCCAACATTTTATTTGTAGCTTCGCCACTGCCTGGCCAGACTTTTTTCTACGTCTCCCGGATCGTGCGCACTATCTAGGCCACGGTTTATGACTGCTACGGCGTATACATGAAAGATGGAATTTGCGATAATCATAGGAAAATTGTTTAAGAACCAGGTCAAAAAAGTAATGTTGCACATCTGTTCATATGCTCCTAGCGCACTGTTATCACACTCCACAGCTCGTAGAAACTGGTTTTGTgagtttcttttttttttctccCTGCAGAAAAAAAGAGTTCCTTTATTTTTGGTTCGCTATTtaagaacatttttttaaaactCCATGCGCAAAATTTGAAAACGCGTGAATTTTTTAATATTGCATTTACATTAGTTTCTTGTCAAGTATTAAAAAAAAGTCTTCGCGTATTGAAAACTGGTCACCATGTATTTGAAAAAACTATTCTTCGTGTGCTAAAATATGAGAACATTGTTTTAATTTCATGGACACTTTCTGAAATTCATAGACATTTAATATATATATGGAATATATctaaaaatagaagaaaaaaaagaatTGAAAAGGAAATAAAACATATAAAAGGAGAAATACAATCTCTAGAAAAACGACAACAGAAAACCAAAATGAAAGAAAATTCTAGCAAAAAGAACCAGGAATAAAAATCATAAAAGAACCAAAGAAGTGAACAGAAGGGCAGGAAGGGAAAATTGGCAACATGAGCCGACCAATGTGTGATTCCTCTACGCGTTTGTCTGGCATATTGGTTGCAATTATCATACTGAGTACAATCATCGTCTCAAGACACTCACCTATCTGTGGTGTGTCCTATTCCTCGCGTAGGTCGCTGGATAGTGACCATGTACTTGTGCCACCAAGGAGGAGAGCCACTTGGCAAAGCTAGTGGTTGGTTTCATCCTAGgcgtgtgtgtgcatgtgtgtgtgtgtgtgagagagagagagtgttttCTTGAGagaagaagatagagagaaacCACAAGAGAGTTGTGAGGGTAGAAGAAGAGCGGCGCTGGAGAGGTGCCGCCAACAACAAGTGTAGTTGGTATAGTAATGATGGTTGAAGTCTCGAGGGAGAGGAATCTGCAATGAACGATACAGATAAAGGGTGGCACGTAGCTCGAGCCCGAAACCCACACTCAATCTACAGGTCTTCGGAGGTCATGTATAGGTTGAGCCGCAcccttttttggggggggggcaTTGGCCCCCTTACCCCTAATGAAGCTCCACAAGTTTTCCAAGTGCATCAAATCAGAAAGGCCGTAATTGAGATGGAGTTCTCGTCCTAGTGGCTAACAAATGTCCGTCAAACTAGAAGAACATATATTTGTGCTTTGAATCTTAATTCGTACAGCCCAGACGCATGTTTCCAAGTCGTGGACAATAAGCTTGTCCACTAACACAATATCTACAGCAATCCAATTGTTAATCCAAAACGACAAGATTCAGTCATGCATTTTAGTTGTTAAGACAACAACTGCAATATATTTTTATGGAATTTGATGATCAAAGATGACAAGTGAGCAACAAATCTTGTGCTAAGAGTTGCTTTACTATACCTCCAAGTATTGTTACTTGTCTTCTCGTGTTCCTAATCGCTTGCAATGCAAAGCACAGACAACTCACCCTATAAATGGAGGTCTAGAAACTTTTAACCGGATAGGAAACCACAAGGTAATTAAACACGGCTGCAAGATCGGGATCTGCGATGGAGTTCCCATAATCCATGATCCTCGTCGTAAGGTGCTGGCTTAGGTACACCGTAGTGCTAATTAACTACCTCTACACACTCCACATAGATCTGTGCAGCCCATCTGCTACGCCCCGCACCGCGCAGAGGAATCCGAGAGGTGGCATGCCCGCTTAGGGCATCTAAACTTCCATGCTTTGCGCAAGCTCGCGTCCCACGATATAGTTCGCAGCCTGCTGCACATTTCTTAGGTGGATCAATTGTGTGACGTATGCCTCGCCGGTAAGCAGCGCCATACACCATTTTCCAAGGAGGCGAAGTGGCGTGATCCAAAGGTGCTGGACCTGGTACATGCTGATTTTTGCGGCCTGGTCACGCCACCGATACCCAGTGGGAAAAAGATGTTTCTCCACCTCGTCGATGATCGCAACCTCTTCATGTGGCTGCTGATGCTCGAGGCAAAAGATGAAGCCGCGGCGGCCATCTGTAGATTCAAGGTTGGCATCGAAGTtgagtagaagaagaagaagaagctccGCGCCCTGCGCACCGACCTAGGCGACGAGTTCGACTACAATGACTTTGTGGCCTATTGTGTGGAAACGGGTGCCAAGCGGAAACTCTATGTGTTGTACTCGCCACAGCAAAACGACATTGGGGTGGCAGAACTAGATGATCATCTCCTTGGTCCAGAGTATGCTTAAATCCATGTCAATGCTGTCGTGTTTCTGGGGAGAGGCGGTCGCTACGGCCATTTTTCTCTTGAGCCGCTCACCGAAGAAAATGTTCGACGGGCTAACATGGATGAGGAGAAGCCGCACGTCCACTTCCCGCGGGTCTTCGGTTACGTCGCGCACATGA containing:
- the LOC125512213 gene encoding probable methyltransferase PMT17 — translated: MAKDYPASPKAQHLQESKKQRLTYVLVVSALCVAFYVLGAWQNSTMPNPVADSAISRVDCDTVAQRDGSVPSFAPASENVLDFDAHHQLNVSDTESAVQQFPACPLNQSEYTPCEDRKRGRLFDRDMLIYRERHCPGKDGQIRCLIPAPPKYKNPFRWPESRDVAWFDNIPHKELSIEKAVQNWIRVEGNKFRFPGGGTMFPHGADAYIDEISKLISLSDGRIRTAIDTGCGVASFGAYLLKRNIITVSFAPRDTHEAQVQFALERGVPAILGVMGSIRLPYPSRAFDLAHCSRCLIPWEGHDGLYLAEIDRILRPGGYWIHSGPPINWKTHHNGWKRAEEDLKREQDKIEDVARSLCWNKVAEKEDLSIWQKPKNHLQCADIKKKHKMPHICKSDNPDAAWYKKMESCLTPLPEVSNQGSIAGGEVARWPKRAFTVPPRVKRGTIPGIDEKKFEDDMKLWEKRLAYYKRTTPIAQGRYRNVMDMNANLGGFAASLVKYPVWVMNVVPVNSDKDTLGAIYERGFIGTYQDWCEAFSTYPRTYDLLHADNLFSIYQDRCDITDILLEMDRILRPEGTAIIRDTVDVLTKVQAIAQRMRWDSRILDHEDGPFNQEKVLVAVKTYWTADPSEHS
- the LOC125512214 gene encoding mitochondrial inner membrane protease subunit 1-like, with amino-acid sequence MSRFVRRFAGIPWRQIAGEAFSVGLLTAQGLCAVHVVSEHVLGVAFPRGPSMLPALNMAGDVLLTDKVSPRRGWVGPGDVVLLLSPEDPRKIVAKRVLGMEGDEVTYPVDAGNSDATKTVVVPQGHIWVQGDNIYSSNDSRQFGPVPYGLVKGKMSYRIWPPSRIGAIDSKE